In Neisseria dentiae, one DNA window encodes the following:
- a CDS encoding calcium-binding protein, with protein sequence MSSQQSGTTGGAANAATLAETAATGTPGVFYGDGSDNVFHISHPQERIIEQANQGTDTAYSRVNYALPDYVENLTLVGRDAINATGNAQNNVLTGNNNRNQLRGLAGSDTLYGYGGNDTLDGGSGADAMHGGNGNDVYYVDNTGDTVTELQNHGTDTVFSSVNYTLRAYVENLTLTGSGNTNGSGNHADNTLHGNHGNNHLSGNNGNDSMFGHGGNDLLTGGNDSDKLYGGVGNDRLIGGKAVGLIENSLGELYYPDFGDGGDYLDGGAGNDILMGGNGDDTYFFARGYGHDTIIDYRTPGVETVSDPEGTNTVRFGAGIRPEDLTITAAVEAGGNIENVWHIAVKGSNDKLTIHNQSADEDHNLAITRFEFANETLSPWQLADRIGIIGNSKTIAIGSQSGYRMSRADFGVGQDNELAEYRFDIEKVTGGRLAYLSSDGHVIEWVKKGQFHYSDAESLVFIPNRGATEAAIEFKFDGSTAARSGRIDDATHTIKFDLHDTSGNGGRMLFGDVNGNTVNGGSGNDLIDGWTGNDRLNGHGGNDTLHGSAGNDILDGGSGNDKLHGGAGNDTFMFAKGSGQDTVSDTEGSNTVRFGTGIAPEDLTVTRTAHPWFSGESNWEISIGGSSDKLIIERQNTGKSAAVTRFVFDSGTFGNDVLEGKISEAKLAAALEKTNGAATAASAAQNTPAAAYAYNAAPSAPAKPDESAPVNLIG encoded by the coding sequence ATGAGCAGCCAACAATCCGGCACCACGGGAGGAGCCGCCAATGCGGCAACATTGGCGGAAACCGCCGCAACCGGCACGCCCGGCGTGTTTTACGGCGACGGTTCCGACAACGTGTTCCACATCAGCCACCCGCAAGAGCGCATCATCGAGCAAGCCAACCAGGGAACAGACACGGCCTACAGCCGCGTGAACTACGCCCTGCCCGATTATGTGGAAAACCTCACACTGGTGGGTAGAGATGCCATCAACGCCACCGGCAACGCCCAAAACAACGTGCTCACGGGCAACAACAACCGCAACCAACTGCGCGGTTTGGCCGGCAGCGACACCCTTTACGGCTACGGCGGCAACGACACGCTCGACGGCGGCAGCGGCGCCGATGCCATGCACGGCGGCAACGGAAACGACGTGTATTATGTAGATAACACCGGCGACACGGTAACCGAACTGCAAAACCACGGCACCGACACCGTGTTCAGCAGCGTGAACTACACCCTGCGGGCCTATGTAGAAAACCTCACGCTCACCGGCAGCGGCAACACCAACGGCAGCGGCAACCATGCCGACAACACCCTGCACGGCAACCACGGTAACAACCATCTTTCCGGCAACAACGGCAACGACTCGATGTTCGGCCACGGCGGCAACGACCTGCTGACCGGCGGCAACGACAGCGACAAACTCTACGGCGGCGTAGGAAACGACCGCTTAATCGGCGGCAAAGCCGTCGGCCTGATTGAAAACAGCTTGGGCGAACTCTATTACCCCGACTTCGGCGACGGCGGCGACTATCTCGACGGCGGCGCAGGCAACGACATCTTAATGGGCGGCAACGGCGACGACACCTATTTCTTCGCCCGCGGCTACGGCCACGACACCATCATCGACTATCGCACGCCCGGCGTAGAAACCGTTTCCGACCCCGAAGGCACCAACACCGTACGCTTCGGCGCAGGCATCCGCCCCGAAGACTTAACCATCACCGCCGCCGTTGAGGCCGGCGGCAACATCGAAAACGTTTGGCATATCGCCGTCAAAGGCAGCAACGACAAACTCACCATCCACAACCAAAGTGCCGACGAAGACCACAACCTCGCCATCACCCGCTTCGAGTTCGCCAACGAAACCCTCAGCCCGTGGCAGCTGGCCGACCGTATCGGCATCATCGGTAACAGCAAAACCATCGCCATCGGCAGCCAAAGCGGCTACCGCATGAGCAGGGCTGATTTCGGCGTAGGGCAGGACAACGAACTGGCCGAATACCGTTTCGATATCGAAAAAGTAACCGGCGGGCGTTTGGCCTATCTTTCTTCAGACGGCCACGTTATCGAATGGGTGAAAAAAGGCCAGTTCCATTATTCCGACGCCGAAAGCCTGGTGTTTATCCCCAACCGCGGCGCCACCGAAGCTGCCATAGAATTCAAGTTCGACGGCAGCACCGCCGCACGCAGCGGCCGCATCGACGACGCCACCCATACCATCAAATTCGATTTGCACGACACATCCGGCAACGGCGGCCGTATGCTGTTCGGCGACGTCAACGGCAACACCGTCAACGGCGGCAGCGGCAACGACTTAATCGACGGCTGGACGGGTAACGACCGCCTCAACGGCCACGGCGGCAACGACACCCTGCACGGCAGCGCAGGCAACGACATTCTCGACGGCGGCAGCGGCAACGACAAACTCCACGGCGGCGCAGGCAACGACACGTTTATGTTTGCCAAAGGCAGCGGCCAAGACACCGTTTCCGACACCGAAGGCAGCAATACGGTGCGTTTCGGCACAGGCATCGCCCCCGAAGACCTAACCGTTACCCGCACCGCCCACCCGTGGTTTTCAGGCGAAAGCAACTGGGAAATCAGCATCGGCGGCAGCAGCGACAAACTGATTATCGAACGGCAGAACACCGGCAAAAGCGCCGCCGTTACCCGCTTCGTTTTCGATTCGGGCACATTCGGCAACGACGTGCTCGAAGGGAAAATCTCCGAAGCCAAACTGGCTGCCGCACTGGAAAAAACAAACGGTGCCGCAACCGCCGCTTCCGCTGCGCAAAACACCCCCGCCGCAGCTTATGCGTATAACGCCGCACCTTCGGCACCGGCCAAGCCCGACGAATCCGCACCGGTTAATTTAATCGGCTGA
- a CDS encoding AmpG family muropeptide MFS transporter, with amino-acid sequence MQQTSSKNWLAAAAAYTDRRAVTLFFLGFSAGVPILLIFSSLSLWLREAGVDRSTVTMFSWAALAYSFKFVWAPLIDSLPLPLLTRLLGKRRGWLLLSQLLVIAAVCSMAMVNPVSGTALTYMAAGAVLLGFSSATQDVVIDAYRIEAAADDVAMQSVTAATYNAGYRVGMIVAGAGALFLAARLGSHENAYVYAAWQQTYFIMAAVMGVGVATTLLMREPAVSERHTAARSTADNLRLLLLFLVSVAAFVAAFSQLGKVLPQGGGPLAAFGWEAVRLLLSASAASAVGALTVKSGLVPKQLAVDTWIHPVTDFFERYGKSALLLLALIGVYRISDIVAGVISNVFYQDMGFSKEEIAAAVKTFGVVMAVAGGFLGGLLSQKFALMKMMMTGAVLAALTNLLFVALAYRGHDVAFMYLAVGFDNLAAGLAGAVFIAFLSALTNIRFTAVQYAIFSSLMTLLPKTLGGYSGAMVDKIGYPGFFTLTALLGVPVLLLVYLAEKKLFGKNGGAG; translated from the coding sequence ATGCAGCAGACTTCTTCTAAAAATTGGCTGGCTGCGGCGGCTGCCTACACAGACCGCCGCGCCGTTACGCTGTTTTTTCTCGGCTTTTCGGCAGGTGTGCCGATTTTGCTGATTTTCTCGAGCCTGTCGCTGTGGCTGCGCGAAGCGGGGGTAGACCGCAGCACGGTAACTATGTTCAGTTGGGCGGCACTGGCTTATTCGTTCAAATTCGTGTGGGCGCCGCTGATTGATTCGTTGCCGCTGCCGCTGCTGACCCGCCTGCTGGGCAAACGGCGCGGCTGGCTGTTGTTGTCGCAATTGCTGGTGATTGCGGCGGTGTGCAGTATGGCCATGGTCAACCCCGTCAGCGGCACGGCATTGACTTATATGGCCGCAGGTGCGGTGTTGCTGGGTTTTTCGTCGGCCACGCAAGACGTGGTGATTGATGCCTACCGCATCGAAGCGGCGGCAGACGATGTGGCGATGCAGTCGGTAACGGCCGCCACTTATAACGCCGGCTACCGCGTGGGCATGATTGTGGCGGGCGCGGGCGCGCTGTTTCTAGCGGCGAGGTTGGGTTCGCACGAAAACGCTTATGTGTATGCGGCCTGGCAGCAAACCTATTTCATTATGGCCGCCGTGATGGGCGTGGGGGTGGCGACGACGCTGCTGATGCGCGAGCCTGCCGTGTCGGAACGCCACACGGCAGCGCGCTCCACCGCCGACAACCTGCGCCTGCTGTTGTTGTTTTTGGTGTCGGTGGCGGCGTTTGTGGCGGCGTTTTCGCAACTGGGCAAGGTGTTGCCGCAGGGCGGCGGCCCGCTGGCAGCGTTCGGTTGGGAAGCTGTGCGGTTGCTGCTTTCCGCCTCTGCCGCCTCGGCGGTGGGTGCGCTGACCGTGAAAAGCGGTTTGGTGCCCAAACAGCTGGCCGTGGACACTTGGATACACCCCGTTACCGATTTTTTCGAGCGTTACGGCAAATCGGCGCTGCTGCTGTTGGCCTTAATCGGCGTTTACCGTATTTCCGACATTGTGGCGGGCGTGATTTCCAATGTGTTTTATCAGGACATGGGCTTCAGCAAAGAAGAAATCGCCGCGGCGGTGAAAACCTTCGGCGTGGTGATGGCGGTGGCCGGCGGTTTTCTCGGCGGGCTGCTGTCGCAGAAATTCGCCCTGATGAAAATGATGATGACCGGTGCGGTGCTGGCGGCGCTAACCAACCTGCTGTTTGTGGCGCTGGCCTACCGCGGGCACGATGTGGCGTTTATGTATTTGGCGGTGGGGTTCGACAATCTTGCCGCAGGTTTGGCAGGCGCGGTGTTTATCGCCTTTTTGTCGGCGTTGACCAATATCCGCTTCACCGCCGTGCAATATGCGATTTTCAGCTCGCTGATGACACTGCTGCCCAAAACTTTGGGCGGCTATTCGGGCGCGATGGTGGATAAAATCGGCTATCCGGGTTTCTTTACGCTGACCGCGCTCTTGGGCGTGCCGGTGTTGCTGCTGGTGTATCTGGCCGAGAAAAAGCTGTTCGGCAAAAACGGCGGGGCAGGGTAG
- a CDS encoding MJ0042-type zinc finger domain-containing protein: MPICVCPHCKARLAVKDTQLNLAQGFVVCTKCEGLFQAKHHISNTPHKASPEQLPGAATDTKLVRSIGPAVRNHKALSKNEIADLLDSMIPAESKNKPSAKAQAAATGTAEPAKDGFNWTLAALTALTVLIMQLFYLILML, from the coding sequence ATGCCCATCTGCGTCTGCCCCCACTGCAAAGCACGGCTTGCCGTTAAAGATACCCAACTGAACCTGGCGCAAGGTTTTGTGGTCTGCACCAAATGCGAAGGCCTGTTCCAAGCCAAGCACCACATCAGCAACACCCCGCACAAAGCCTCGCCCGAGCAGCTGCCCGGCGCCGCCACCGACACCAAACTGGTGCGCTCCATCGGCCCCGCCGTGCGCAACCACAAGGCCTTGTCGAAAAACGAAATCGCCGACCTGCTCGACAGCATGATTCCCGCCGAAAGCAAAAACAAACCCTCCGCCAAAGCGCAGGCCGCCGCAACCGGCACCGCCGAGCCTGCAAAAGACGGCTTTAACTGGACTTTGGCCGCACTCACCGCGCTCACCGTGCTGATCATGCAGCTTTTCTATTTGATATTAATGCTTTGA
- the argA gene encoding amino-acid N-acetyltransferase, whose product MTAPVDFIRDFREAAPYIHYLRGKTLVIGIAGSLLSGSTLQTLAADLNLLASLGVRLVVVHGSRTQINTLAEAHGLTPQYHNGRRITDETTLAHAKQACGMVRSDIEAALSFGLSQTPLRGKPLSIAGGNFVSARPLGIIDGIDMGYTGIVRKIDTEAVRQRLNDGALVLISPLGHSLSGKTFNLSMGDIAEAAAVALQAEKLVYLVEQEGILNEHGQVLPNLSGQEARALLAGGRVQSNQQRLLQSAVNAVENGVQRTQILSGRQNGSLIAELFTRHGVGTSVARNAFMNIRQAQTGDIPDITALIRPLEEQGILLRRSREYLENHIGEFSVLEHDRRIYGCVALKTFADPDIGELACLVVSPEAQDSGYGELLLEHLLGQARSRNIRTLYALSTHTGEWFLERGFQTASSEALPPERLSEYHESGRKSKVFVYHTGANG is encoded by the coding sequence ATGACCGCCCCTGTTGATTTTATCCGCGACTTCCGGGAAGCCGCCCCCTATATCCACTACCTGCGCGGCAAAACGCTGGTAATCGGCATTGCGGGCAGCCTGCTCTCCGGCTCCACCCTCCAAACGCTCGCCGCCGATTTAAACCTGCTCGCCAGCCTCGGCGTGCGCCTGGTTGTGGTGCACGGTTCGCGTACACAAATCAACACTCTGGCAGAAGCGCACGGCCTTACCCCGCAATACCACAACGGCCGCCGCATCACCGACGAAACCACCCTCGCCCACGCCAAACAGGCCTGCGGCATGGTGCGCAGCGACATCGAAGCCGCCCTTTCGTTCGGCCTCTCCCAAACCCCGCTGCGCGGCAAGCCCCTGAGCATTGCCGGCGGTAATTTCGTTTCCGCCCGCCCGCTCGGCATCATCGACGGCATCGACATGGGCTACACCGGCATCGTGCGCAAAATCGACACCGAAGCCGTGCGCCAACGCCTCAACGACGGTGCCTTAGTGTTAATCAGCCCGCTCGGCCATTCGCTCAGCGGCAAAACCTTCAACCTCAGCATGGGCGACATCGCCGAAGCCGCCGCCGTTGCCCTTCAGGCCGAAAAACTGGTTTATCTGGTTGAACAGGAAGGCATTTTAAACGAGCACGGGCAGGTTTTGCCCAACCTTTCCGGCCAAGAGGCCCGCGCCCTGCTAGCCGGCGGACGGGTGCAGAGCAACCAGCAAAGGCTGCTGCAATCGGCCGTAAACGCCGTGGAAAACGGCGTGCAGCGCACCCAGATTCTCAGCGGCCGCCAAAACGGCAGCCTGATTGCCGAACTGTTTACCCGCCACGGCGTCGGCACTTCCGTGGCGCGCAACGCCTTTATGAACATCCGGCAGGCCCAAACCGGCGACATTCCCGACATCACCGCCCTTATCCGCCCGCTCGAAGAACAGGGCATCCTACTGCGCCGCAGCCGCGAATACCTTGAAAACCACATCGGCGAGTTTTCCGTGTTGGAACACGACCGCCGCATTTACGGCTGCGTCGCCCTCAAAACCTTTGCCGACCCCGACATCGGCGAACTGGCCTGCCTGGTGGTTTCCCCTGAAGCGCAAGACAGCGGCTACGGCGAACTGTTGCTCGAACATCTGCTCGGGCAGGCCCGCAGCCGCAACATCCGCACCCTCTACGCCCTTTCCACCCACACCGGCGAATGGTTTCTCGAACGCGGCTTTCAAACGGCCTCATCCGAAGCCCTCCCCCCCGAACGCCTGAGCGAATACCACGAAAGCGGGCGCAAATCGAAAGTGTTTGTGTATCACACGGGCGCAAACGGTTGA